GCCCTCGCGGGCGACGCGGGCGACGCGGGCGACGCGGGCGAGTGGATCGAGTATCCGCACGTCGTGCGCGCGACGTCGCACGTCGCGCGCCCGCTGACGGCCGTGTTCACCGCCGACCTTCCCGCCGACGCGACCGGCGACGAGCGCGTCGACGTGCGCTGCGCGGGCGCGTGTCGCGCTGCGCTGCCGGCGCGCGGCGCGCGCGAGGTGCGCATCGAGGCGTCGCGCGACGACGGGCCTCCCGCGGTCGCCGCGGTCGTGCGCGAGGGAGGACGCGTCGTGCTGCGCACGGACGCGCGCTGGCGCGCGACGCTCGACGGCGCGACCGAGCGGCCCGCGCGTCCCGTCGCGGCGACGCCGCGTCCGGACGTGGGCGCTCCGCCCGCGCCCGTGCCGTGGCTCGCCGTCGCGCTCGTCGCGGCCGCGTGCTCCGCGCTCGCGTCGTCCGCGCGCATCCGCGCGCTCGCGACGCCGCGCGTCGTCGGCGCGGCGATCGCGGTCGCCTGGCTCGCGCTGCTCGCGCACTCGAGCGTCGTCGCGCCGGGCTTCATGGGCTTCGACGCCGAGCACCACGTGCACTACGTGCGCCTGCTGCTCGAGCGCGGCGCGCTGCCGCTCCCGACCGACGGCGTGCAGACCTATCAACCGCCGCTCTACTACCTCGCGGCCGCATTCGCGCTCGCCGCGCTCGGGCTCGACACCGCGTCGCCGGCCGCACCCCTCGTGCTCCGCGCGCTCGCCTTCGCGCTCGGCGGTGTCGCCGTCGCCGGGCTCGCGACGGCGACGCGCGAGCTGTTCGCGGGCCGACGGGCGGCGCACGTGGCGGCGCTCGTGTTCGCAGGCTGCCTGCCCGTGCACGTGGCCGGTGCGCATGCGGTCGGGAACGAGATGCTCGTCGCCGCGCTCGCGAGCTGGGCCGCCGTCGCGCTCGTTCGCGTGCTGCGCGACGACGCGACGAGGCCGCGCGCTGCGGGTGCGCTCGGCGCGCTGCTCGGCGCCGCGGCGATGGCGAAGCTCTCCGCGCTCGTCCTCGCCGTGCCCGCGCTCGGCGCCGTCGCGCTGCGCCACGCCGGACGCCCGCGCGTCGCCGCGAGCGCGCTCGGCGCCGCGGCCCTCGTGTGCGCTCCCTACTACGCGTGGATCGCGTCGCACTACGGCACGCCCTTCGTCGGAAACTGGAGCGACGCCGTCGGCTTCGCGTGGTGGCAGGATCCGGGCACTCGCACGCTCGGTGACTGGCTGCGCTTCGGGCGCTGGTGGAGCGAGCCCTGGCTCGCCGGATTCGCGTCGGTTCCCGACGGGTTCTACGCGACGCTCTTCGCCGACTCCCTCCTGAGCGGCGAGCCGACGCGCTGGCTCGGGCCGCCGTGGAACGACGGTCTCGCTCCCGCAGCGCTCGCGCTCGCGCTCGTGCCCGCGGCGGTGATTGCCATCGGCCTCGCGCGCGGCGCGCGGCTCGCGTGGCGCGAGCCGTCGTGGGTGCGCGTCGCGTTCGCCGGTGTCGGCGTCGCGATGGCGGCCGCCTTCGTCGCGATGACGCTGCGCGTGCCGTCGTTCGCGCAGGCGAAAGCGTCGTACTGGGCGCCGGCGATGATCGCGCTCGTCGCCGCGTTCGCATGCGGGATCGACGTCGTGCTCGACCGGTTGCGCGGCGTGCTCGCGCCGGCGCGCGCCGTCTTCATCGGCGTCGTGGCGACGTGGGCGCTCGTGTCCGTGGCGTCGTTCTGGTCGCCGGCGGGCTCGTCGATCGCACTGCGCACGCGCGGCGAGCGCGCGCTCGCGGCGCGAAGCCCCGAGGCGGCCCTCGCGGCATTCGAGCGCGCGGAGCACGCGGGCGTCGCGACCGAGCGCGCCTGGCCGCTCGTCGGCCGCTGTCGCGCACTCGCGCAGCTCGGCCGCGATGCGGAGGCGGCTCCGTCGTGCGCGGAGGCGCTCGCGCGCGAGCCCGGCGACGCCGACGCGCTCTTCCACTCTGCGCGCATCGCGCGCCGGGAGGGCGACGCCGCTCGCGCGGCGGCGCTCCTGCAGCGCCTGCGCACCGCCGCGCCCGACGACGCGCGCGCGCCCGCGGAGTGGCTCGCCCTCGCGCGGGCGACCGGCGACGAGGCGCTCGCGCGCGGCGCGGCGCGCGAGTGGCTCCGCGTCGACCCGGGCCAGCCGCGCGCGCACGCGGCGCTCGTCGCGCTCGACGCGGCGCGCGACGCGGCCGACGCGGCCGACGCGGGCGACGCGGGCGGGACGCGCGACCGAGCGAGCGCGCGCGCGCCGCAGCGCGAGCGGGTGAGCGAGCGCGCGCCGGAGCGGGAGCGGGTGAGCGAGCGCGCGCCGGAGCGGGAGCGGGTGAGCGAGCGCGCGCCGGAGCGGGAGCGGGTGAGCGAGCGCGCGCCGGAGCGGGAGAGCGCGCGCGGGGACGGCGAGTCTCCGTGACGCGCGCGCAGCGCCGGCTCGGCGAGGGGGTGCTCGTGCTCGTCGCCGCGTTCGCGGCCTACGCGCCCGCGCTGCGCGGCGCGTTCGTGAGCGACGACTTCTACTACCTCTGGAGCAGCCCGAGCGTCGCGAGCCCGAGCTGGCGCGGCATCGTCGACATCCTCGATCCGTTCGGGAGCAGCGCGCTCTCGATCCTCAACTGGGCGCCCGTCCACCTGCTGCTGCACGCGCTCGAGGTCGCCGTCTTCGGACGCGATCCGCTCGGCTATCACGTCGTGAACGTCCTCGTGCACGTCGCCGCGGCACTCCTGCTCGCGCGGCTGCTCGTCCGCACGGGCGCGGACGCGCGCGCCGCGTTCGCGGCGGCGCTCGTGTTCGCGCTCCACCCCGCGAACGTCGAGGCCGTGGCGTGGGTGTCGCAGCTCAAGACCACGTCGTCGCTCGCGCTCGCCTTCGTCGCCCTGCTCGCCCTCGAGCGGCGGCCGGCGTTCGCGACCGCGGTCTTCGCGCTCGCGCTGCTCGCGAAGGCGCAGGCGCTCGCCGCGCTCCCCTTCGCGGCCGCGATGTCGTGGCTCGCCGCGCGCGGCGGCTCCGAGCGCACCGGAGCCGCCGCCGCGTCCGGCTCGGTGCCGCCGATCGCGTATGCGCCGCGCTGGGTCGCCGCCTGGGCCGTCGTCGGCGTCGGGTACGTCGCCGTCGAGCTCTCGATCTTCCGGGCGGCGAGCGAGTCGATCGCGCCGCTCCACGACGACCCGGTGCTGCTCGTCGCGAACCTCGTCGCCGTGGCGGGACGTTATGCGGTGATGATCGCGACGGGAACCGGGCTCGCCACGTTCCACCAGCCGGACGCGATCGAATCGCTCGCGAGCCCCTGGGTGTGGGGAACGGCGATCGGGCTCGCGCTCGCGGCGGCGCGCGCGCTCGTCGCGTTCCGGTCGCGGAGCCCGGAGCTCGCGTGGTGGGCGTTCGGCGCAGCGGCCTACGCGCCCATCTCCCAGGTGCTCCCGTTCCTGCACCCCGTCGGAGATCGCTACGTGTACTACCTGCTGCCGCCCGTGCTCGGCATCGCGCTGTGTGCGCTCCGCGCGCGGTCGATCGACGAGCGCCGCGTCGCGGTCGCGGGGGTCGCTCTCGCGCTCGTGTTCGGCGTGCTCGCGCACGCGCGGGCCGGCGTCTGGGCATCGCCCGAGCGGGTCTTCGCGGACTCCGCCGCGCGCTATCCGAACGGGTTGAAGGCGCACATGGGGGCGGCGCGCGCGGCCGCGCGCCGGGGCGACGGCGAGGCCGCGTGCACGAGCCTCGATCGCGCGCGCGCGCGCGGCTTCACGGGGCTCGCCCAGCTCTTCGCGGACCCGGGGCTGCGCGCGCTGCGCGGGACGCCGTGCTTCGACGCCATCGTGCGCGACGTCGCGCGCGAGCGCGTCGCGCACTTCGCCGCGCAGCGGCCGAGCCAGCTCGCGCTCGCGAACCTCGCCTTCGCACAGCGCGCGCTCGGCGACGTGGAGCAGGCGCGTCGCACGCTCGAGCGCGCCGTCGCGCTCGGAGGCCCGATGACGGCGTCGCTCGTCCGGCAGCTGCGCGCGCTCGAGCGCGGTGGCCGCGAGGCGGGCGCCGCGCCGCCGTCGCACGCGCCGGCGAGCTAGAGGAGCTCTTCGATCCGCGGGTCGCGCGGCATTTCCGCGGCGGTCGGCTCGGGCGCGCCGCCGAGCCGCCGGCGCACCCACGCGACGATGCCGCGCAGGCCGCGCCAGATCTTCGGCAGCAGCCACACCGCGAGCGCGACGAAGCCGGCGAGGAAGACGAGGAACGCGACGGGGTGGTGCAGCGCGGCCCACACGCCGCCGAGCACCATCACGTCCTCGGCGACGCTCGCCGTCCAGTTCGTGAACGGCTCGGGCGACGTGTTGATCAGCGCGCGCGTGCCCGCCTTGGTGGCGTGGCTTCCCGCTGCGAGCGTGCCGCCGACGAGCGCGGCCGCGACCTCGGCGCCCGGCCCGAGATCGCCGACGGCGCCGGCGGCGAGCACCGCGCCGGCGGGGATGCGGATGAAGGTGTGGATGGCGTCCCATCCCGTGTCGACGCCGGGCGTCTTGTCGGCGACGAACTCGACGACGTACATGAACCCGGCGGCCGCGATCACGAGCGGGTCGGACAGGATCGCGAGCTGCTCGGGCAGCACGATGTTGTCGGTGACCGAGAGCACGCCCAGCATGAAGACGGCGGCGTAGAGGTTGATGCCGCTCGCCCAACCGACGCCCATCGTCAGCGCTATCGTCTCGACGATTCCCATGCCGACCTCCCGTGTGGTGCTCGAGCGCGGCGGCGGCCTGCGACCCGGGCAGGCTATCGGAAATTCGCGCGGCGGGATCGCTCCGCGCGAATCGGCGCGGGTCGACGGCGTCGGAGCGCGCCGCTCCGTCCGGGAGTGCCGGAGCCCGAGCGCGAGGCATTCTCCCGCGACGGAGACGCCTCGCACGACGGCGCGTCCGGGACGACGAGCGGGCACGCGCACGGCGCGACGGGCCACCGGCACGGCGACGGCCGGCACGAAGACGACAACAAGATGGGAGAACCGATGACGATGCGAAGCTCGATTCCGATGCGCGCGGCGTGCGCCGCGCTGGCCGCGGTGTTCCTCGCCGCTGCGTTCGGCTGCACGACCGATCCGTACACCGGCGAGCAGAAGGTGAGCAAGACGGCGATCGGCGCCGTGCTCGGTGCGGGCGTGGGCGCGGCGATCGGCGCCGCGACGGGCGACAACGGTCGCCAGCGCAAGAAGCGCGCGCTGATCGGCGCCGGCGTCGGCGCGGTCGCCGGCGGCAGCGTCGGTGCCTACATGGACGTGCAGGAGGCGAAGCTCCGCAAGCGCCTGCAGGCGAGCGGCGTCGGCATCCAGCGCGTCGGCAACGACCTCATCCTCGTGATGCCCGGCAACGTCACCTTCGACGTCGACCGCGACTCGATCCGCCCCGACTTCTACGAGGTGCTCAACTCCGTCGCGATCGTGCTCGTCGAGTACGACAAGACGGTCGTCGAGGTCTCGGGTCACACGGACAGCACGGGCTCCGACCAGTACAACCTCGACCTCTCCGGTCGGCGGGCGAGCGCGGTGGCGACCTATCTCCGCAGCCAGGGCGTCGCCGACATGCGCCTGCTCACGCTCGCGTTCGGCGAGTCGCGCCCGATCGCCCCGAACGACACCGAGGCGGGCCGCCAGCAGAACCGGCGCGTCGAGATCACGCTCTCGCCCGTGACCGAGGGCTGAGTCCGCCGCGGAGCGCGCGCTCCGGCGGATGTGAACGAATGACGGGCCGGCCTCGCACGGGGGTCGGCCCGTCCTGCTTCGGGAGGAGAGCCGCGTGCAGCCGGTCGTCCGTTCGCTCGCGTACTACCCGGTGAAGGGCTGCGCGGGAATCGAGGTCGACGAGCTCGCGCTCGACGACGAGGGCCCGCGCTTCGACCGCGAGTGGATGGTCGTCGACGAGCAGGGCGTCTTCGTCACCCAGCGCGACACGCCGGCCCTCGCGCGCGTCGGCGTCGCACTCGACGAGGACGCGGGACGGCTGCGTCTCGACTTCGCGGGAGCGGACGCGATCGACGTCCCGCTCGACGCGGAAGAGCGCGGCGCGCCCCATCGTCCGTCGCGCGTGTGGCTCGACGTGCTCGACGCCGTCGACCAGGGCGATGCCGTCGCGCGCTGGCTCACGGCGCGGCTCGAGCGGCCGCTCCGCCTCGTACGGAAGGCGCGTGAAGCGCGGCGCGAAGCGCCGCCGCGCTTCGCGCCGTGGCGCGCACACACGCGCTTCACGGATGCGTTCCCGCTGCTCGTCGTGGGCGAGGGGTCGCTCTCCGCGCTCGTCGAGCGGCTCGGCCGCCCGCTCGAGATGCGGCGCTTCCGCCCGAACGTCGTCGTCGCCGGCGCCCCCGCGCACGCCGAGGACGAGTGGCGCCGCATCCGCGTCGGCGACGAGCACGAAGGCATCGAGCTCGGCTTCGCGAAGCTCTGCTCGCGCTGCGCCGTGCCGACCGTGGACCCGAGCACGGGCGTGCGCGATCGCGCGGGCGAGCCGCTCGCCGCGCTCGCGCGCTACCGCACGCGCGAGCTCGACCACGGCGACGGACAGGTCGAGCGCGGCGTCTTCTTCGGCGCGAACTACGTGCACGCGGGGCCGGGACGCCTTCGCGTCGGCGCGCGCGTCGAGGTGCTCGCGTGAGACGCGTGCGGGCGCTCGCCGCGCCGGCGTCCGCGCGGGGCCGCCGCGCCGACTAGCCTTCGCGGTACGTCGTGTGCGCCGGGCGCCGGGAGAGGATGTTCTCCTTCCCCCAGCTCGTGACCTTCTTGAACGCGTCCGACGCCGTGAACGCGCGGAACGCGTCCTCGCTCGCCCAGCGCGACACGATCAGGTACGCGGGCTCGGCGTCGCCGACCTCCTTGTAGAGGTGCGACTCCTCGTGCCCGTCGATGCCCTTCATCGTGTCGACGACCTTCGCCACGGCCGCCTCGAAGACGGATTCCTTGCCGGGCAGCACGTGGTAGTTCATTCCGATGGTGACCATCCGGTCCTCCGTGTCAGGCCTTCGCCGTCGCGGCCGCGACGGCGTCCGCGAACGACGTCGACTCGCGCAGCGTGCGTCGATAGGCGATGAGCTTGCGCGGCTCGTTGAAGGAGAGCGCGCCGACGAGGCGCCCCTTGCGGCCGTACAGCTTGAGGAACTTCCGCTCGGCGAGCGAGCCGCTCACGATCGCGCTCTCGTCGGCACCGCCGAGGCGCCCGGCCGACTGGATCTTCACGTCGTACTGGTCGGACCAGAAGAACGGCACGGACGCGAACTCGGGCGCGTCGCCGCCTCCCGCGAGCAGCGTCTCGACGGCCGCGCGCGCCATCTCGGTCGCGTTGCTCCAGTGCTCGATGCGCATGTCCTCGCCGAACAGCGGGTTGTGCCACTGCGCGACGTCGCCCGCGGCGACGATGCCGGGGACGTTCGTCGCGCAGCGCGAGTCGCACACGACGCCGTTGCCGAGCGCGAGGCCCGACCCGTCGAGCCACTGCGTGCACGGCGCGACGCCGATCCCGACGACGACGACGTCGGCGTCGACGGCGCTGCCGTCGCCGAGCCGCACGCGCTCGACGCGCGCGCCGCCCTCGAGCGCGTCCACGCCGACGCCGAGCCGCACGTCGACGCCGTGGTCGCGATGGAGCGCGGCGACCGTCTCGCCGACGTCGCGCCCGACGGCGCGCTCGATCGGCACGGGGAGCGCCTCGATCATCGCGACGTCGAGGCCGCGTGCGCGGCAGCTCGCGGCGACCTCGGCGCCGATGAAGCCCGCACCGACGACGGCGACGCGCGGCCCGCGCTCGAGCTCGCGCCGGAGCGCGACGGCGTCCTCGAGCGTCCGCAGCGTGTACACACCCGGGACGGCGTCCTGGTTCGGGAGCCGCCGCGGCGCGGCGCCCGTCGCGATCACGAGGCCGTCGAACGCGAGCGACTCGCCGCCGTCGAGCTCGACGCGTCGCGCACTCGCGTCGAGGGCGACGGCGCGGCGGCCGAGCCGCAGGTCGAGGCCGAGCGCGGCGAAGCGATCGGCGTCGCGCACGAGCGCCGTCTTCTCCGGCTCCCAGTCGCCCTTCAGCACCTCCTTCGAGAGAGGCGGGCGGTCGTACGGCATCGCGCTCTCGTCGCCGACGAGCGCGAGCGCGCCGTCGTAGCCGAGCTGGCGGAGCGCCTCGGCGGCGCGCAGCCCGGCGAGCGATGCGCCGATGACGGCGACCCGTTCGAGCTTTCCCAACGCGAACTCCTCCTCGGCGCGGAGCCGTGCCGCGCGGCGCGGATCGCCGCGGGCACTCGCTGCACGCGTGCGGGACACGGGGCCGGCCGGCGCGGCGGCGCGCGCGGCCGGGCGCGCGGCAGCATACCAGCGAGCCGCGCCGGCCCGAACGGCCCGAAGGCGCCGCCTCCCGACTGCAGCGATGCGGCTGCACTGAAGTGCCGACGCTGCAGCTCCGGGGCGGCACGGATGCCGTAAGTCCCTGATTTCACGAGCCTCCATCCGGGCACGGGGCTTGCGATGAGCGGCCGCCATGCGCGGCTGGCACCATGCGGCGGACCGGGATCGAGGCCCCTTCGAGGCCGCGTCGGCCTGCTCGTCCCGGGTGCCCGGAGCGCCCCGGGCGGCGGCGCGCGCGCACACGGCGCGCGCGCGTGCGGAGCGCGAAGGGACCGGAGAGGTCGCGATGGACCACCGCGACGCGCGCCGCCTCGCGCGCGACGAACGGCGCGAGGAGCGCCGCGAGGCGCGGGACGCGCGTCGCGGACGCAAGCGGCGCGAGCCGCTGTCGCCGGACGAGCGGCGCCTGCGCGACGCGCGCCGCCGCGCCGGTCGCCGGGCCGGCTTCTACACGCACTTCATCGCGTTCGCGACGACGCTCGCGCTGCTGGTCGTCGCGACGCGGAGCGCGCGCGTCGTCGCGATCGTCGCCGCCGGCTGGGGCATCGGCGTCGCGCTCCACTACTTCGGCGCCATCCTCGCGCCGCGCCTCCGGCAGCGCTGGATCGACGACGAGCTGCAGCGCAGCGCGCCGTCGCGCGTCGACGCGCAGCGGCGCCGCGTGGAGCAGGAGAAGGTGCGATCGCTCGAAGAGCTCTCGGCGTCGATCGCGCACGAGATCCGGAATCCCATCACCGCCGCGAAGAGCCTCGTCGCGCAGATGGGCGAGGACCCGACGTCGGGCGAGAACGTCGAGTACGCGCGCGTCGCGCTCGGCGAGCTCGACCGCGTCGAGCGCTCGATCTCGCACCTGCTCCGGTACGCGCGCGACGAGGAGCTGCGCGTCGAGGTCGTCGACGTCGCCGGCCTCGTGCGGTCGGCGCTCGAGACGTTCCGCGACCGCATCGCGCGCGACGGCGTTCGCGTCGACGTCGACGTCGACGCGGCGGGCTTCGTGCGCGGCGATGCCGACAAGCTCCGACGCGCCGTCATCAACCTCGTGGCGAACGCGCTCGACGCGATGGGCGACGACGACGGCGCCCGCTCTCCCGTCCTGTCCGTGTCGGCGGGCGAGAACCTGGCCGGCACCGAGGCGTGGGTGCGCGTGCGCGACAGCGGGCCGGGCATGAGCGGCTCGACGCTCGAGCGCGTGTTCGACCCGTTCTTCACGACCAAGGATTCCGGAACCGGGCTCGGGCTCGCGCTCGCCCGCAAGCTCGTCGAGGCGCACGGCGGGAGCCTCGAGGCGGTGTCGGAGCCGGGCGTCGGCAGCGAGTTCGTGCTCGTCCTGCCGCGCGACCCCGACCCGAGCGACCACGCGCGCACGACGACGGGAGGAAGGCGATGATGGATCGCGCCGCGGCGCCGCTGGCGTCCGTGCACTGGGACGAGGAGGTGGAGGCGATGTCGAGCCCGCCCGAGGACGAGGCGCCGCGCCGACACCGGCGGCACGGGCGCGCGAAGCGGCGACGCGAGGCGCGCGCGCAGGCCGAGCTCGACCGCGCGCACGAGCGCGAGCTGCGCGGCCTGCGCATGCGCGAGCTCGCCGACGTCGACCCCGCGCTGCTCTCCGACGACGAGCGCGCCTATCTCGAGGCGCACCGCAGCGCGGAGGAGAAGGTCGCGCTCATGCGCGACCTCGCGAAGCCCGCGCTGATCACGACGATCCTGCTCGTGCTCGTCTGGCCGGTCGGCGTGGTCGCGCTGCTCTACAACGCCTGGCGGCACGGCCGGCGCGCGTACCGCGTGTTCGTCGAGCCCGAGCTGCGCGACCGCTTCGTCGACGGCGAGGTCTCGAAACGGCTCGACCAGCGCGTGCAGGCGCAGCGGCGCGCGATCGAGACGGAGCACGCGCGTTCGCTCGAGAAGCTCTCCGCCTCGATCGCGCACGAGATCCGCAACCCGATCACGGCCGCGAAGAGCCTCGTGCAGCAGATGGGCGAGGAGCCGGGCTCCTCGGACAACGTCGAGTACGCGCGCATCGCGCTCGGCGAGCTCGAGCGCGTCGAGCGCTCGGTGTCGCACCTGCTGCGCTTCGCACGCGAGGAGGAGCGGCGCGAGCAGCCCGTGCTGCTCGGCGACGTGCTCGCCTCGGCGCTCGAGACGTTCCGCGAGCGCGCCGAGCGCGAGGGCGTCGCGATCGAGCGCAGCTACGACTGCGACGGCGCGGTGACGGGCGACCCCGAGCAGCTGCGCCGCATCGCGATCAACCTCGTGGGCAACGCCATCGACGCGCTGTGCGAGGCGCGCACCCCGTCGCCCCGCGTCGAGGTCGCCCTCGGCGAGAACCTCGCCGGCACGCACGTCTGGATGCGCGTGCGCGACAACGGCCCGGGCATGGAGCCCGACGTCGCGGCGCGCGTCTTCGACCCGTTCTTCACGGCGAAGACCTCGGGAACCGGCCTCGGGCTCCCCATCACGAGGAAGCTCGTCGAGGCGCACGGCGGAGCGATCGAGGTGGCGAGCGAGCCGGGGCGCGGCACCGAGCTCCTCGTGACGCTCCCGAAGCGCGCGCAGGCGGACGCGCGATGACGGCGCGCGTTCTCGTGGTGGAGGACGAGCAGGCGATCCGCGTCGCGCTGAAGGGCCTGCTCGGGCGCGAGGGCTACGACGTCTCGCTCGCCGAGGACGGCGAGCGCGCGATCGCGGCGCTCTCCGAGGGCGACTTCGATCTCGTGCTGACGGACCTCGCGCTCGGCCGAGGCCCCGACGGCATGGCGGTGCTCCGCGCCGCGAAGGCCGAACGCGCGTCGACGGCCGTCGTCATGATCACGGCGCACGGCTCGGAGAAGATCGCCGTCGAGGCCATGAAGGCCGGCGCGGACGACTATGTGCCGAAGCCCTTCGACAACGACGAGATCCGCGTCGTCGTGCGCCGCGCGCTCGAGCGGCACCGGCTCGAGCGCGAGAACCGGCTGCTCCTCGAGCGCATCGAGCGCGAGTTCGGGTTCGGGAAGCTGATCGGGTCGGGCGCCGCGATGCGCGCCGTCTTCGAGACCGTCCAGAAGGTCGCCGAGACCGACCTCACCGTGCTCGTCCGCGGCGAGAGCGGGACGGGCAAGGAGCTCGTCGCGCAGGCGCTGCACGACGCGAGCACGCGCCGGCACAAGCCGTTCGTCGCGGTCAACTGCGCGGCCATCAACCGCGAGCTCGTCGAGAGCGAGCTCTTCGGCCACGAGAAGGGCGCGTTCACCGGGGCCGACCAGCGCCGCGAGGGCCGCTTCGAGGCCGCGAACGGCGGCACGATCTTCCTCGACGAGATCGGCGACATGGCGCCGGAGACGCAGGCCAAGGTGCTGCGCGTCCTCCAGGAGCGCACGTTCGAGCGCGTCGGCGGGACGCGCACGGTCGAGGTCGACGTGCGCGTCGTCGCCGCGACGCACCGCAACCTCGAGCAGGCGGTGCGCGCGGGCACCTTCCGCGAGGACCTGTACTACCGGCTCAAGGTCGTGGAGATCGAGCTGCCGCCGCTGCGCGCGCGCCGCGAGGACGTCGGCGCGCTCGCCGAGCGCTTCCTCGACGTGGTCGCGGAGCGCCTCGGGCGGCCGCGGAAGCGGCTCGCCGACGCCGCGCTCGCGCGCCTCGCGCGACACGCGTGGCCGGGCAACGTGCGCGAGCTGCGCAACGTCATCGAGCAGGCCGCCGTGCTCTCGCAGGGCGACACGATCGAGGCGGACGACCTGAAGCTCGACGATGCGGTGCGGCCCGCGTCGGTCTCCGGCGCGGCGCCGGGTGTCGACACCTCGGTGCCGTTCGGCGAGGCGAAGCGCTCGCAGGTCGAGCACTTCGAGCGCGCCTACCTGCTGCGCGCGCTGCGCGAGAACGAAGGCAACGTGTCGCGCACGGCGCAGGCGATCGGCATGGTGCGACAGAGCCTGCAGCAGAAGATCCGCGAGCTCGATCTTCGCGACGAAGACTGGGGTCGCGACGAGGGGCGGTGAGCCGCCGATGGAGGTACCGACGATGACGAAGAGCGACGAACGACCGGGGATGTGGTCCCGCTTCCGGAGTCTCGCGCACGGCCTGTTCGCGGGCTGGGTGCGGCGGCGCGAGAACCGGAGCCCCGAGCTCGTCTACGAGCAGGCGATCGAGGGGCGCGTGCGGCAGTACCGCGAGCTCAAGCAGGCGGTCGCCGGGATCCTCTACATGCGCACCAAGCTCGAGGGCGAGATCGGCGAGCGGCGCGCGGAGATCGCGCGCCTCCACGACGACATCCGGCGCGCCGTGCGCGGCGGGAAGGAGG
This genomic interval from Myxococcota bacterium contains the following:
- a CDS encoding DUF4126 domain-containing protein, with translation MGIVETIALTMGVGWASGINLYAAVFMLGVLSVTDNIVLPEQLAILSDPLVIAAAGFMYVVEFVADKTPGVDTGWDAIHTFIRIPAGAVLAAGAVGDLGPGAEVAAALVGGTLAAGSHATKAGTRALINTSPEPFTNWTASVAEDVMVLGGVWAALHHPVAFLVFLAGFVALAVWLLPKIWRGLRGIVAWVRRRLGGAPEPTAAEMPRDPRIEELL
- a CDS encoding OmpA family protein — encoded protein: MTMRSSIPMRAACAALAAVFLAAAFGCTTDPYTGEQKVSKTAIGAVLGAGVGAAIGAATGDNGRQRKKRALIGAGVGAVAGGSVGAYMDVQEAKLRKRLQASGVGIQRVGNDLILVMPGNVTFDVDRDSIRPDFYEVLNSVAIVLVEYDKTVVEVSGHTDSTGSDQYNLDLSGRRASAVATYLRSQGVADMRLLTLAFGESRPIAPNDTEAGRQQNRRVEITLSPVTEG
- a CDS encoding MOSC N-terminal beta barrel domain-containing protein, whose amino-acid sequence is MQPVVRSLAYYPVKGCAGIEVDELALDDEGPRFDREWMVVDEQGVFVTQRDTPALARVGVALDEDAGRLRLDFAGADAIDVPLDAEERGAPHRPSRVWLDVLDAVDQGDAVARWLTARLERPLRLVRKAREARREAPPRFAPWRAHTRFTDAFPLLVVGEGSLSALVERLGRPLEMRRFRPNVVVAGAPAHAEDEWRRIRVGDEHEGIELGFAKLCSRCAVPTVDPSTGVRDRAGEPLAALARYRTRELDHGDGQVERGVFFGANYVHAGPGRLRVGARVEVLA
- a CDS encoding antibiotic biosynthesis monooxygenase, with product MVTIGMNYHVLPGKESVFEAAVAKVVDTMKGIDGHEESHLYKEVGDAEPAYLIVSRWASEDAFRAFTASDAFKKVTSWGKENILSRRPAHTTYREG
- a CDS encoding FAD-dependent oxidoreductase gives rise to the protein MGKLERVAVIGASLAGLRAAEALRQLGYDGALALVGDESAMPYDRPPLSKEVLKGDWEPEKTALVRDADRFAALGLDLRLGRRAVALDASARRVELDGGESLAFDGLVIATGAAPRRLPNQDAVPGVYTLRTLEDAVALRRELERGPRVAVVGAGFIGAEVAASCRARGLDVAMIEALPVPIERAVGRDVGETVAALHRDHGVDVRLGVGVDALEGGARVERVRLGDGSAVDADVVVVGIGVAPCTQWLDGSGLALGNGVVCDSRCATNVPGIVAAGDVAQWHNPLFGEDMRIEHWSNATEMARAAVETLLAGGGDAPEFASVPFFWSDQYDVKIQSAGRLGGADESAIVSGSLAERKFLKLYGRKGRLVGALSFNEPRKLIAYRRTLRESTSFADAVAAATAKA
- a CDS encoding HAMP domain-containing sensor histidine kinase, which translates into the protein MDHRDARRLARDERREERREARDARRGRKRREPLSPDERRLRDARRRAGRRAGFYTHFIAFATTLALLVVATRSARVVAIVAAGWGIGVALHYFGAILAPRLRQRWIDDELQRSAPSRVDAQRRRVEQEKVRSLEELSASIAHEIRNPITAAKSLVAQMGEDPTSGENVEYARVALGELDRVERSISHLLRYARDEELRVEVVDVAGLVRSALETFRDRIARDGVRVDVDVDAAGFVRGDADKLRRAVINLVANALDAMGDDDGARSPVLSVSAGENLAGTEAWVRVRDSGPGMSGSTLERVFDPFFTTKDSGTGLGLALARKLVEAHGGSLEAVSEPGVGSEFVLVLPRDPDPSDHARTTTGGRR
- a CDS encoding HAMP domain-containing sensor histidine kinase, with protein sequence MDRAAAPLASVHWDEEVEAMSSPPEDEAPRRHRRHGRAKRRREARAQAELDRAHERELRGLRMRELADVDPALLSDDERAYLEAHRSAEEKVALMRDLAKPALITTILLVLVWPVGVVALLYNAWRHGRRAYRVFVEPELRDRFVDGEVSKRLDQRVQAQRRAIETEHARSLEKLSASIAHEIRNPITAAKSLVQQMGEEPGSSDNVEYARIALGELERVERSVSHLLRFAREEERREQPVLLGDVLASALETFRERAEREGVAIERSYDCDGAVTGDPEQLRRIAINLVGNAIDALCEARTPSPRVEVALGENLAGTHVWMRVRDNGPGMEPDVAARVFDPFFTAKTSGTGLGLPITRKLVEAHGGAIEVASEPGRGTELLVTLPKRAQADAR
- a CDS encoding sigma-54 dependent transcriptional regulator translates to MTARVLVVEDEQAIRVALKGLLGREGYDVSLAEDGERAIAALSEGDFDLVLTDLALGRGPDGMAVLRAAKAERASTAVVMITAHGSEKIAVEAMKAGADDYVPKPFDNDEIRVVVRRALERHRLERENRLLLERIEREFGFGKLIGSGAAMRAVFETVQKVAETDLTVLVRGESGTGKELVAQALHDASTRRHKPFVAVNCAAINRELVESELFGHEKGAFTGADQRREGRFEAANGGTIFLDEIGDMAPETQAKVLRVLQERTFERVGGTRTVEVDVRVVAATHRNLEQAVRAGTFREDLYYRLKVVEIELPPLRARREDVGALAERFLDVVAERLGRPRKRLADAALARLARHAWPGNVRELRNVIEQAAVLSQGDTIEADDLKLDDAVRPASVSGAAPGVDTSVPFGEAKRSQVEHFERAYLLRALRENEGNVSRTAQAIGMVRQSLQQKIRELDLRDEDWGRDEGR